TAAGGAGTCTTCAGGAGGTTGAGCAATGCAGGGTTCATCTTGCTATTCCTGAGAAAGGCCTTTTTACAAGAGAGGAAGAAAGACCGAAGGCATCAGTTTTTTTAAAACTGAAACCCGGAAGAAGACTCTCCCATTCTCAGATACAGGGTATAGTCCATCTTGTTTCAAGCAGTGTTGATGGTCTCAGCCCGGATGATGTGACTGTTGTTGACAGCAGGGGGGAACTTCTCACATCTCCCAGAAAAGATACCCTCATCTCTCTTACTCAGAACCAGATAGAATTCCAGCAGGCTGTTGAAAAGGAACTTGAAGAAAGGGTAGTAGCAATTCTTGAGCCTGTTGTAGGAAGGGGAAAGGTCAGGGCAAAGGCTTCCGCACAGATAGACTTTACAAAAACGGAAAAGACAGAAGAGATATATGATCCAGACAGTCAGGTTGTAAGAAGCGAACAAAAGCATATTGAAAGATCTAGCAAGACATCCCCTGGTGGCACACCAGGTGTTTCATCAAATATTCCAGGAAAAACGGGTGCTGACCTTACTGCTAATTCCTATTCAGAGAAAAAGAGCGAGACAGTAAATTATGAGATAAACAAGATCATGAGTCATACAGTGATACTGCCTGGAGAGATAAAGAGGCTGAGTGTTGTTGCTCTTGTTGATGGATCTTATATTAATTCAGAGGGCGGAGGAAAAAAATACATTCCTAGGACCGAAGAGGAATTAAAGAAGTTTGAAGCCATGGTAAAGAATGCTGTTGGCTTTGTGGCAAAAAGAGGAGATGATGTAAGGGTCATAAATATGCCCTTCCACGAGGACTATATCCAGAAAGAAGAGA
The window above is part of the Thermodesulfovibrionales bacterium genome. Proteins encoded here:
- the fliF gene encoding flagellar basal-body MS-ring/collar protein FliF; translated protein: MASLNNIQQWLNSMPLKKKVMLGFILLMTAGSIILFLSWSQRVDYQVLYSNLSDEDSGMIIQKLKEMRVPYRVTPGGIMVPSDRVYSLRLELASQGLPQGGGVGFEIFDKRDFTMTDFVQKLNYQRALQGELSRTIRSLQEVEQCRVHLAIPEKGLFTREEERPKASVFLKLKPGRRLSHSQIQGIVHLVSSSVDGLSPDDVTVVDSRGELLTSPRKDTLISLTQNQIEFQQAVEKELEERVVAILEPVVGRGKVRAKASAQIDFTKTEKTEEIYDPDSQVVRSEQKHIERSSKTSPGGTPGVSSNIPGKTGADLTANSYSEKKSETVNYEINKIMSHTVILPGEIKRLSVVALVDGSYINSEGGGKKYIPRTEEELKKFEAMVKNAVGFVAKRGDDVRVINMPFHEDYIQKEETEEPAREIMPVVITGFRYTLPLLALLLLFLLVIRPILKAILSPPVPVIKELPRTVAELERQMVQQGLSRPDIIEWARNNPQKAAQIIKGWIEER